One segment of Triticum aestivum cultivar Chinese Spring chromosome 2A, IWGSC CS RefSeq v2.1, whole genome shotgun sequence DNA contains the following:
- the LOC123188368 gene encoding protein H2A.7-like has product MAGRGKAIGSGAAKKAISRSSKAGLQFPVGRIARFLKAGKYAERVGAGAPVYLAAVLEYLAAEVLELAGNAARDNKKTRIVPRHIQLAVRNDEELSRLLGMVTIASGGVMPNIHNLLLPKKAGGSKAVAADDDS; this is encoded by the exons ATGGCCGGAAGGGGCAAGGCGATCGGCTcgggcgctgccaagaaggccatcTCCAGGAGCTCCAAGGCTGGGCTCCAGTTCCCCGTCGGCAGGATCGCGCGGTTCCTCAAGGCCGGCAAGTACGCCGAGAGGGTCGGTGCCGGCGCCCCCGTCTACCTCGCCGCCGTGCTCGAGTATCTCGCCGCTGAG GTTCTGGAGTTGGCCGGGAACGCGGCGAGGGACAACAAGAAGACCCGCATCGTGCCGCGCCACATCCAGCTCGCCGTCCGCAACGACGAGGAGCTCTCCCGCCTGCTCGGCATGGTCACAATCGCCAGCGGTGGTGTCATGCCCAACATCCACAACCTTCTGCTCCCCAAGAAGGCCGGAGGCAGCAAGGCCGTGGCTGCCGACGACGATAGCTAG